The genomic stretch ATCTGCTCATTGGCCAGCAAGCGATCCACGGCACCGGTCGCGGCGACGGTTTTCAGCGTCCCCATCAACCCTCCCGGATTGCCTCTGCCTTTATCTTGCAGCACACCCTGCAGGCTGCTGGCGATGCCGCCAATTTTGTTGTTGTCCACCGGAGCGTTGTTGAGGTTCCCCAGCAGCGTGCCGATCAGGCTACCGTTAGCTTCGGTATCGGAGGAGGCGATCGCCTGGTTGACTATACCCATTAAATCCATTGTTTCACCGTTTGAATTACGTTTTGCACAGGCTAAACTCTTTGCCCAGCAACGGCAAGGCGGTTTTGGCCTAGGACTGGCCCCTACCGGGCACTACCGGCGGTCAAGCTAAAGCGCTTGGCGCGATCGCTCTTTTCCTCAAAGTCGATCACCGGCCCCAGAGGCACGATCTGGTGCGGGTTCACGCCAGGATGGCTCATGTAGTAATGGCGCTTAATGTGGTCCATATTGCAGGTGTTTTTAAAGGCGGGCTGCTGGTACAGATCGCGCAGGTAGCCCCACAGGTTGGGGTAATCGACAATGCGGCGCAGGTTGCACTTGAAATGCACGTAGTAGACCGCATCGAAGCGATAGAGGGTGGTGAATAGGCAGATATCGGCCTCAGTGAGGCGATCGCCGCACAGGTAGCGCTGGCGATCGAGCACGCCTTCCCAATGGTCGAGGGCGTCGAACAGCTCGGTCACCGCCTCTTCGTAAGCCGACTGTTTGGTGGCAAATCCGGCCCGATAGACGCCATTGTTGATGGGCTGATAGATCGCATCGATGGCGCTATCGATTTTGTCTTGCAGATTGGCGGGGTAGAGGTCAACGTCGTTGGTGGCCACCCCATTCCACTCGGTGTCGAGCATGCGAATGATCTCGCGCGACTCGTTGTTGACAATGGTGTTGGTCTGCTTATCCCACAGAATAGGCACCGTCACGCGGCCAGAAATGTCAGGCTTGGCCTTGACATAAATCTCTCGCAAATACTGCGCCCCGTTCACCACGTCAGGAATTGCTCCGGGGTAGTCGCTAAAGGCCCAGCCTTCCTCACCCATATAAGGATCCACTACCGATACTGAAATCGCATCGGTGAGCCCCTTCAGCTCGCGCATGATCAGCGTGCGGTGTGCCCAGGGGCAGGCTAGTGAGACGTAGAGGTGGTAGCGATCGGCCTCTGGTTTAAACTCGCTAGAGCCGTCTGCCTTCGTGAAATGGTGAAAGTCGGTTTCGGGTCGTACAAAGCGGCCTTTATCGTCTTCTTGACTGCGCTCTTTCTGCCACTGACCGTTCACAAGCAGGCCCAATCCCATAGAGTTTCCTTTATGTTTTTTCACATTGCTGGTTGCAGCATACTGCGCTTCACCCGTGCCGTCCTCTGGCGTGAGAAAGAACTCCATCGCTGGGAAGCAGAAGTCTCAGGGTTAAACACATCTTTAAAGCCGCTTTCCCACACTGACCTCAGCTTCGACGTTCTTAAGCGGCATTCAAGGGCATTGGTTACTTTGAGAACCGCCTTCATCGAGCCAAAGAAGTCACTTAAAACGGGGTGGAGGAAATCCAACTCAGGCATCTCATGAGTCGCTTTCAGGGCGATCGCATAGCTTCGCCCCGATGTGAGACGCTATAAACCAGTGTTATCTGGACTCGCTCCCTATGCAGGTTGCCTGGCAAGACGTTAAGCCCTACGAAGACATCATTTACCAAAAGGCTGATGGCATCGCTAAGATCACCATCAATCGACCCCACAAGCGCAATGCCTTTCGCCCCAAAACCATTGTTGAGCTGTATGAGGCTTTCTCTAACGCCCGCGAAGACAGCCGCATTGGCGTGGTGCTGCTGACCGGGGCTGGCCCCCACACCGACGGCAAATACGCCTTTTGCTCTGGCGGCGATCAGAGCGTGCGCGGCCACGGTGGCTATGTGGATGAGGGCGGTGTGCCCCGACTCAATGTGCTCGACTTGCAGCGGCTGATTCGCTCAATGCCCAAGGTGGTGATTGCGCTGGTGGCGGGCTATGCGATCGGCGGTGGCCACGTGCTGCACGTGGTGTGCGATCTCACCATTGCTGCTGATAATGCTGTTTTTGGCCAAACTGGCCCTAAAGTAGGCAGTTTTGACGGCGGCTTTGGAGCTAGCTACCTATCTCGCATGGTGGGTCAAAAGAAAGCCCGCGAAATCTGGTACCTCTGTCGCCAATATAGCGCCCAGGAAGCTCTCGATATGGGCATGGTCAACTGCGTGGTGCCGGTGGATCAGCTCGAGGCCGAAGGCGTACAGTGGGCGCAGGAAATTCTGCAAAAAAGCCCGATCGCTATTCGCTGCCTCAAGGCTGCCTTTAACGCCGACTGCGATGGTCAGGCGGGGCTGCAAGAGCTGGCGGGCAACGCCACTCTGCTCTACTACATGACCGAAGAAGGCTCTGAGGGTAGGCAGGCATTTCTGGAAAAGCGAGAGCCCGATTTTCGCCAATATCCCTGGCTGCCCTAGGGGAGTGGATGAGTAAGTGGGTGGATGGGTGAGGCCGAATGTTGCTTAGAGCGATCGATCGGGATCTTTGGGTGGCCGAGCAGCCCTTACGATATTTTGGGCTGGGCATCGGTACTCGTATGACGGTGATTAGGCTGGTGGGCAATCAGCTGGTAGTTATTTCGCCCATTCAGGTGAGCGAGGAGTTGGTAGACGAACTGAATAAGCTGGGAACAGTCACGCATATCATTGCTCCTAACCTGTATCACTACCAATTTGTCACAGGGTTCAAAGCGACGTACCCAGCGGCAACGGTTTGGGCGACGGCGGGGCTGAGCGCCAAAAAGCCAGAGCTAACCATCGACCAAGCTATATCCGACGGCTCGAACAGTCCATGGGAAGGCATTGAGCGTCTGTTCTTTGATGGGTTCAAAACCCTTAGCCCCAGTGGCCCAGATCCGCTTGAGGAATGGGTGTTCTTTCATGCTGCCAGCGGGACGCTGATCTTGACGGATACGGCTTTTTGTTTTGACGAGAGTTCTCCGTGGCTGACGCAGCTAGTCACTAAACTTGGGGGCGGCTACAAAAACCTTAGTCCGTCGTTGTTAGAGCGAGTTGCAACTCGGGATAAGGAGAAAGTCAAAGCTTCGGCTGAGCAGGTTTTGCGCTGGGATTTTGAGCGGGTAATTGTGGCCCACGGCAGCATTGTTGAGCAGGGGGGCAAGCAGCAATTCCAGCGGGGGTACGAGCAATTTCTGGGGTGTTCACTCCAGGGCAGCTCAACGTCTACCTAAGGGGGTAGGCAAGCCCACTGGGGCAGATGACGATCGCACCCCTCGGTGATAGGCTGCGAAAAGCCCGTCGTCATTGACTTTTATTGCCCATGAACCTTCTGCTTGAGCGCATTCAAACCAGCCTGCTCGATTTGGTGGGGCAGTTTATTCAGCTCTTGCCGGGGCTGGCGATCGCGCTGGTGCTACTGCTGCTGACAGGGTATGCCGCCAAGGTGACCCAAAAGATGGTGGGCAAAATGGTCAAGCGCCTAGTGCCCAGCCGATCGCTGCAACTGCTGGCCGTGCAAGTCACTCGCATTGGCACCTGGGCGGTGGGAATCATTATTGCGGCGGTGATTGCCTTTCCGGATCTGCGATTGGGCGACGTTATTGGGCTGCTGGGTTTGGGTTCGGTGGCGATCGGCTTTGCCTTTCAAGACATCTTTAAGAACTTTTTGGCGGGCATTTTGCTGCTGGTGGAAGAGCCCTTTCGCTTGGGCGATCAGGTGGTGATGGGCGACTATGAGGGCACGGTAGAGTCGGTCAAGATTCGCTCGACCCAGCTACGCACCTACAACGGAGAGCTGGTAGAAATTCCCAATGCGATCGTGTTTACTAACCCGGTACGGGTGCTGACTGCCTTTCGCAGCCGCCGCACCGACCTCGATATTGGGGTTGACTACACAACTCCGCTGCCCCTGGCCAAGCAGACTTTTCTAGATATCATTGCCCGTACCGATGGCGTGCTCAGCGCCCCAGAGCCCGAAGTCGATGTGGTGGGCTTTGGCGAAAGTTCCATTGACTTTAAGCTGCGCTACTGGACGACGCCCCAGATTGCTGAAGTGCGCCGGGTTAAATCGCGGGTGGCGATCGCTCTCAAGGCTGGCTGCGACGAGGCCGGTATTGCCATTCCCTACCCAATTCGCACGGTACACCTGTTCGATCAGACTCAGTTCAACGAAAGCAAACCCTTGGAAAAGGGCGACTCCGTAGAACAGTAGCCGAGAACTAGGCTCCTCCAGCGGTTCGGCGCTCCTGCGTCCTCAGACAACGCCTACAAATCTAAGGCAAGGTTTGTCATTTCTTTAATGTGCCGGGACGGGCGACCGTTCTTAGCCCTTGTAGATAAGGGATAGATAAGAGAGCACACGCGGGAAGATGACGCTAAAACCAATGCACAGCAAAACGCTGAGGCTGAGACTGAACTCGACTGAAAATAGCTTTGGTTTCGTGAAGCGGCAGCACTGGGCAGGAAGTTTGGCTGCTGTAGCCTGCCTGTTAGCTAGCCCGGCTTGGGCTGAGCCAGGGGTACCGCCGGCAGAGGCGCTGGCTGTGCAGCCTTGGGCAGGTATTAGCTTCGAGACCACCGGGGGAAGCCGGGACTTCGGCAGCCTGGAAGGATTTTTGCCCCTAGGGCAAGTGCCGGGACAGCAGATTTTGTTTTTGCAGGGCCGAGCGCGGCTGGATACCGCTGGCTTTTTGGGCAGCAATCTGATGCTGGGCTACCGCACCCTGGGCGGCGATCGCACCAGTCTCACCGGAGGATACGTCGGGCTCGATACCCAGGCCCATGGGGGAGGAACGTTTTATCAGGCAGGGGCTGGCCTAGAACACATCAACAATGGGTGGGAGCTGCGGGGCAATGTCTATTGGCCGCTAGGCGATCGCAGCACCGCCACCAGCTTGCTCAGCACGCCCTTTTTTGAGGGCAATCAGCTACTGCTGCCCACGACTCGGCAAGTTGCTATGGCCGGTGGAGACGTGAGCGTGGGCGGGGCGATCGCCACCTTAGGATCCCTAGGCACGCTCAATGCCTATGGAGGACTCTACTACTACAGCCCTCCTGACCAGCCGGGCTTTTTTGGAGGTCGGGCCTGGCTGGCCGCCAGCCCCACCTCGGGTCTAAATCTGCGGCTGGGCTTGCAGCACGACGACTATTTTGGGACCAATGTGCTGCTGCAAACGGGCTTTAGCTGGGGTGGAGCTGGTCCCCAAACGGCGGCGACAGGTCTGGCTCTAGGACAACCAATACAACGCACCATGGGCATCACCTTGGGTGCCGAAGCCCGGGTTCAGGCGGCGATCGACCCTGATACCAACCAGGCCTATCGGTTTTACCATGTGCAGCCGGGCTCCAATGTCGCTGGCGATGGCACCGCCGCCGCTCCCTATGGCGCGATCGATCCGGCGTTAGGCGTAGCCAACAGCGGCGATCGCGTTTACGTTCAGCCAGGCAGTTTGGCCAGCGGTTTCACCATTCCCACCGGGGTGCAGGTGTTATCCACCGGCCCCATTCAGCCCCTGCGTACCCAGATCGGCACCTTGGCCCTGCCGGGATCGGGCAGCGGCCTGCTGCCCCACGTGCCCGGCACCGTGGTTATGGGTCACGACAGTCTGCTGTCGGGGTTTGCTGTGGCCCCAGAACCTGGTCAAGACGGGATTCAGGCTCAGGGGGTCAGGTCAGTAACGATTTTAGACAACCAAGTTCTGTCGGCCCGCAACGGCATTTTGCTGAATGACGTCAGCGGCAACCTGATCGTTCGCCGCAACCAAATTCAGGATGCTAGCGAAAGCGGAATTTTGCTCAATATCTCAGGCCAGACGGTAGACACTGCTGACCTCAGCAACAACGACATTCATCGGGCGGCGGACGACGGTCTGTTGGTGAGAGCCGCTGACGGCAGCCAGATCAACAGTCTGCAACTCAGCCAAAATCGCATCGGCAGCACCGGCGAAAACGGCATTGCCGTGCTGTCTGACAACAGCCGCGTAGGAACTGTGGCGATCGCCCAAACCCAGATCACCGCCGCCGGAGAAAATGGCGTATTAGTTTTGGCCGGTGCCGGTGGCCAAATTGACAACCTAGCGCTCAGCCAGCTTGACCTCGGCACCACCGGCACCAATGGCCTGCTGCTACTAGCGGAGGACGGTGGCACCATCGCCGCTACCACTGTCGCCGACGTCACCCTGGAGCAAAGCCAAGCCAACGGGGTGCTGCTGCTGGCCGAAAACGGCGCTTACATGGGGCCCGTTGACCTGACCCAACTTCAGCTAGCGGCTACCGCCGAAAACGGAGTGGCCGTGCTGGCCTTTGAGGGCAGTCGCTTGGGGCCACTCATGCTCAGCCAGAGCAACCTGGGCCAGGTGGGTAGCAACGGGGTGCTGGTGCTGGCCGACACCAATAGCGCCCTGGCCGACACTACTCTAGACGCCGTCGCGATTCAGTCGGCTGGGGCCAACGGCCTGCTGGTTTTGGGCCAAAATGGCTCTAGCCTAGCGACGGTCACGGTCAATGACCTAGCGGTAAACCAGGCCGACAGCAATGGCCTGGTTGTAATTGCCGACAGTGGTTCCCAAATTGCCGCCGCCACGCTGAGCGCCCCCCAAGTAGCCAGCGCTGGCGCAAACGGAGTGCTGGTGTTGGCCAATAATAGCGGCCAGATCGCCACCGTCACTCTCAATGGCGGCGACATTCAGCAGGCTAGTGAAAATGGAGTGTTGGTGCTAGCTAATAGTGGTGGCCAAATCCAATCCCTAGCGGTTACCAACACGGAGATAGGCAGCGAGGGTTCGGCCACTGCGATCGCAGCCAATGGCATTCTCATCCTGTCTGCTCAGGGCAGCCGCATCGGAACTGCTACCGTAAATGGCAACCAATTAACTGGGGTGGGCGCTGCCGGTATTGAGCTAATTGCCAGCGGTCAAAGTCAGGTGGGTACAGCTCGCATTAGCGGTAACCAGCTCAATGCGATCGACGGCGACGGCATTTTTGTGCTGACCGAGGGCCAAAGCCAAATCAGCCAGAACACTATTACCGGCAACCAGCTCCAAACCATTGACCAAGCCGGTATTCAGGTTTTGGCGCTCAACCAGGGGCAGATCTCGGCTACGCAAATTAGCGACAACACCCTCGAAACCATCGGCACAGACGGCATCGTCGCCTTTGCTGCAACGGGGGGGCAGCTCGCCACCGTCACCGCTGATAGCAACCGAGTTAGCCAAGTTGCCCAAGATGGCCTGAGCCTCTTTGCCACGGATGGTGGCACCATCGACCGAGCTGCTCTCGTCAACAACCAAACCCAAACAGTTGGCAATAACGGCATCTTTGGCTTCGCCGATGGCACCAGTCGTTTTTCCACGCTCACCGTGGTGGGCAACCAAATTCAGGAGTCGGGCAATCACGCCGTAGAACTCGGTAGCGAATCAGCTCAACCCCTCTGTGCCCAAATCACCAACAACCAGAGCATTGCTACTACCAATCTCGACGCCAACCTGTTCGTTGGGGCAAATAGTACGCTGCAAGTGGTCGATTTGGCCCAGCTCAATCAGTTGAACAACGGCACCTTTACCCAGATCAACAACGCTGGGGCCACCACCGGTAGCCAGGGCAATCCTCCCTGCCCCTGAGGGAGCCGCAGCTAAGCCCCCATTCTGGGGGAAACAACTCAAAGTCCTCCACTTCTGGGGGACTTTGGAGAGCGACGAGAGGACATCGCATTTACAGACTCATTGCTCAATTCAGCAACGCCGGGCTTATGCCCCTTGGGTTGCACTGCGAATGCAGCGGCCAATGTTGGTGTCGATTTTGAGAATGTGGCTGGTCAGCCAGTCGGCCAGCTGCT from Leptolyngbya subtilissima AS-A7 encodes the following:
- a CDS encoding mechanosensitive ion channel family protein codes for the protein MNLLLERIQTSLLDLVGQFIQLLPGLAIALVLLLLTGYAAKVTQKMVGKMVKRLVPSRSLQLLAVQVTRIGTWAVGIIIAAVIAFPDLRLGDVIGLLGLGSVAIGFAFQDIFKNFLAGILLLVEEPFRLGDQVVMGDYEGTVESVKIRSTQLRTYNGELVEIPNAIVFTNPVRVLTAFRSRRTDLDIGVDYTTPLPLAKQTFLDIIARTDGVLSAPEPEVDVVGFGESSIDFKLRYWTTPQIAEVRRVKSRVAIALKAGCDEAGIAIPYPIRTVHLFDQTQFNESKPLEKGDSVEQ
- a CDS encoding DUF4336 domain-containing protein — protein: MLLRAIDRDLWVAEQPLRYFGLGIGTRMTVIRLVGNQLVVISPIQVSEELVDELNKLGTVTHIIAPNLYHYQFVTGFKATYPAATVWATAGLSAKKPELTIDQAISDGSNSPWEGIERLFFDGFKTLSPSGPDPLEEWVFFHAASGTLILTDTAFCFDESSPWLTQLVTKLGGGYKNLSPSLLERVATRDKEKVKASAEQVLRWDFERVIVAHGSIVEQGGKQQFQRGYEQFLGCSLQGSSTST
- the menB gene encoding 1,4-dihydroxy-2-naphthoyl-CoA synthase translates to MQVAWQDVKPYEDIIYQKADGIAKITINRPHKRNAFRPKTIVELYEAFSNAREDSRIGVVLLTGAGPHTDGKYAFCSGGDQSVRGHGGYVDEGGVPRLNVLDLQRLIRSMPKVVIALVAGYAIGGGHVLHVVCDLTIAADNAVFGQTGPKVGSFDGGFGASYLSRMVGQKKAREIWYLCRQYSAQEALDMGMVNCVVPVDQLEAEGVQWAQEILQKSPIAIRCLKAAFNADCDGQAGLQELAGNATLLYYMTEEGSEGRQAFLEKREPDFRQYPWLP
- a CDS encoding beta strand repeat-containing protein: MTLKPMHSKTLRLRLNSTENSFGFVKRQHWAGSLAAVACLLASPAWAEPGVPPAEALAVQPWAGISFETTGGSRDFGSLEGFLPLGQVPGQQILFLQGRARLDTAGFLGSNLMLGYRTLGGDRTSLTGGYVGLDTQAHGGGTFYQAGAGLEHINNGWELRGNVYWPLGDRSTATSLLSTPFFEGNQLLLPTTRQVAMAGGDVSVGGAIATLGSLGTLNAYGGLYYYSPPDQPGFFGGRAWLAASPTSGLNLRLGLQHDDYFGTNVLLQTGFSWGGAGPQTAATGLALGQPIQRTMGITLGAEARVQAAIDPDTNQAYRFYHVQPGSNVAGDGTAAAPYGAIDPALGVANSGDRVYVQPGSLASGFTIPTGVQVLSTGPIQPLRTQIGTLALPGSGSGLLPHVPGTVVMGHDSLLSGFAVAPEPGQDGIQAQGVRSVTILDNQVLSARNGILLNDVSGNLIVRRNQIQDASESGILLNISGQTVDTADLSNNDIHRAADDGLLVRAADGSQINSLQLSQNRIGSTGENGIAVLSDNSRVGTVAIAQTQITAAGENGVLVLAGAGGQIDNLALSQLDLGTTGTNGLLLLAEDGGTIAATTVADVTLEQSQANGVLLLAENGAYMGPVDLTQLQLAATAENGVAVLAFEGSRLGPLMLSQSNLGQVGSNGVLVLADTNSALADTTLDAVAIQSAGANGLLVLGQNGSSLATVTVNDLAVNQADSNGLVVIADSGSQIAAATLSAPQVASAGANGVLVLANNSGQIATVTLNGGDIQQASENGVLVLANSGGQIQSLAVTNTEIGSEGSATAIAANGILILSAQGSRIGTATVNGNQLTGVGAAGIELIASGQSQVGTARISGNQLNAIDGDGIFVLTEGQSQISQNTITGNQLQTIDQAGIQVLALNQGQISATQISDNTLETIGTDGIVAFAATGGQLATVTADSNRVSQVAQDGLSLFATDGGTIDRAALVNNQTQTVGNNGIFGFADGTSRFSTLTVVGNQIQESGNHAVELGSESAQPLCAQITNNQSIATTNLDANLFVGANSTLQVVDLAQLNQLNNGTFTQINNAGATTGSQGNPPCP
- a CDS encoding glutathione S-transferase family protein — encoded protein: MEFFLTPEDGTGEAQYAATSNVKKHKGNSMGLGLLVNGQWQKERSQEDDKGRFVRPETDFHHFTKADGSSEFKPEADRYHLYVSLACPWAHRTLIMRELKGLTDAISVSVVDPYMGEEGWAFSDYPGAIPDVVNGAQYLREIYVKAKPDISGRVTVPILWDKQTNTIVNNESREIIRMLDTEWNGVATNDVDLYPANLQDKIDSAIDAIYQPINNGVYRAGFATKQSAYEEAVTELFDALDHWEGVLDRQRYLCGDRLTEADICLFTTLYRFDAVYYVHFKCNLRRIVDYPNLWGYLRDLYQQPAFKNTCNMDHIKRHYYMSHPGVNPHQIVPLGPVIDFEEKSDRAKRFSLTAGSAR